The following coding sequences lie in one Pseudomonadota bacterium genomic window:
- a CDS encoding ATP-grasp domain-containing protein, protein MDNSSRVLVVGTTADYIEWIRRASPGRALFLTLPAVRDEACEPPPAADEEILCDLADEDEVKEKLAAHLLGTKFSLSGIMAFDCESMELAALLAGEYSLTYPSIAAIRRSRDKNATKKAWRANSVRCPESRLVQTAAGVASFMDELGGPCVLKPLTGSGSELVIYCGKNKDCGKATQIISRGLAERKAQRLYSNDSEWFLAEEYVDGDEYSCDFTIRDSQVDIVRITRKIKGDKQPFGTIMGYVLDELPEEAGGRDALGGILKRAAEALGLTDAICMVDFLVADEGIVLLEMTPRPGGDCLPFLMREAGMVDILIFALDFAERRKSVPPVKKDGEFVGLRLHLPESGVLRNIEYDSLPEDPRVLEINIIRHPGHRVSMPPDDYESWFLGHLVFKAAPDVNLLDQCRELRRKIRVEISQ, encoded by the coding sequence GTGGACAATTCTAGCAGAGTGCTGGTGGTCGGGACCACCGCGGATTACATTGAATGGATCAGGAGGGCCTCTCCCGGCAGGGCGCTTTTCCTGACCCTGCCTGCGGTGCGCGACGAGGCTTGCGAGCCTCCCCCCGCTGCTGATGAAGAGATTCTCTGTGACCTTGCCGATGAGGATGAGGTGAAGGAAAAACTGGCCGCGCATCTTCTCGGCACAAAGTTCTCTCTCTCCGGGATCATGGCCTTCGATTGCGAGTCGATGGAGTTGGCGGCATTGCTCGCTGGTGAATACTCTCTGACATACCCCTCCATTGCCGCTATCAGGCGGAGCCGTGACAAGAATGCGACAAAAAAAGCCTGGCGGGCAAATTCGGTGCGATGCCCGGAATCGAGACTGGTCCAGACCGCGGCCGGAGTCGCTTCGTTCATGGACGAGCTGGGCGGGCCGTGTGTGTTGAAACCCCTGACCGGCAGCGGGAGTGAGCTCGTCATCTACTGCGGTAAAAACAAGGATTGCGGCAAAGCTACCCAGATTATCAGCAGGGGACTCGCCGAAAGAAAGGCGCAACGCCTCTACAGCAATGATTCCGAGTGGTTTCTGGCCGAGGAATATGTCGATGGCGATGAGTACAGTTGCGATTTCACGATCCGGGACTCCCAGGTCGATATCGTTCGGATCACCAGAAAGATCAAAGGTGACAAACAGCCTTTCGGCACCATCATGGGTTATGTTCTGGACGAATTGCCGGAGGAAGCCGGAGGCAGAGATGCCCTGGGCGGCATCCTGAAGAGGGCGGCGGAAGCCCTGGGGTTGACCGATGCCATCTGCATGGTGGATTTTCTCGTTGCCGATGAGGGGATTGTTCTGCTCGAGATGACTCCCAGGCCTGGCGGTGATTGCCTTCCCTTCCTGATGCGGGAAGCCGGGATGGTCGATATCCTGATCTTTGCCCTGGATTTTGCCGAGCGCAGAAAGAGTGTGCCGCCGGTCAAAAAAGATGGCGAATTTGTCGGTTTGCGTCTGCATCTGCCGGAGAGCGGAGTGCTCCGGAACATCGAATATGATTCCCTGCCGGAAGATCCTCGGGTTCTGGAGATCAATATCATCCGTCATCCCGGGCACAGGGTGTCCATGCCCCCTGATGATTATGAATCATGGTTTCTCGGCCATCTTGTCTTCAAGGCCGCTCCGGATGTCAACCTGCTGGATCAGTGCCGGGAACTCAGACGCAAGATCCGGGTGGAGATCAGTCAATGA
- a CDS encoding DUF47 family protein produces MTVRQMLKGGFIGDLFSRSPFGAMVAHSKKVHECLQMVKPLMEALVHENYIAIQDLQDQTSKLEYQADKIKHEIREQLTHRYFLPVDRADLEGFINCQERMADYAKDFAVILIIRKTRLHPGLVAGFAELVEQVLKVGENLLAAALEMQDLADSSFGGAESKKVLKLIEGLGEEEWKADRIARRLSKEIYKLEHELDTVTILFYEKLLLTLSAIANEAENAGDSLRVILYRA; encoded by the coding sequence ATGACAGTAAGACAAATGTTGAAAGGCGGGTTTATCGGGGATCTCTTCAGCCGGTCTCCGTTCGGGGCAATGGTGGCGCACAGCAAAAAGGTCCATGAATGTCTGCAGATGGTCAAGCCGCTGATGGAGGCCCTGGTTCATGAAAACTATATTGCCATCCAGGACCTGCAGGACCAGACCTCAAAGCTTGAATATCAGGCGGACAAGATCAAGCATGAGATCAGGGAGCAGCTCACCCACCGTTATTTCCTGCCGGTGGACCGGGCCGATCTGGAAGGATTTATCAACTGCCAGGAACGGATGGCGGATTATGCCAAGGATTTTGCGGTTATCCTGATTATCAGGAAAACCAGGCTCCATCCCGGCCTTGTCGCCGGTTTCGCCGAACTGGTCGAGCAGGTGCTGAAGGTCGGCGAGAACCTGTTGGCCGCAGCCCTTGAAATGCAGGATCTGGCAGATTCTTCTTTCGGCGGCGCCGAATCGAAGAAAGTCCTGAAGCTGATTGAAGGGTTGGGTGAGGAAGAATGGAAAGCGGACCGCATCGCCAGGCGCTTGAGCAAGGAGATTTACAAGCTGGAGCACGAGCTCGATACGGTGACGATCCTGTTTTACGAGAAACTGCTTCTGACCCTGTCGGCCATCGCCAATGAAGCGGAGAACGCCGGTGACTCTCTACGGGTCATTCTCTACCGGGCCTGA
- a CDS encoding alanine racemase, translating to MSLPENGSSTCTRIPPVAEAPLMDEALLRDFVQGFFARGQEYLSLASEYGSPLYVLESEVLRRKSAQFQAAFRAHLSEVGFYYAVKSNNHPEVARILMQSGTGLDVSSGLELAMAVSLGAEDIVFSGPGKTEGELCDAVAQAERVVVLVDSFGELARLEEIAAQHHKNVRIGVRLTTNPQGLWRKFGILPEKLLEFQEQAERCPHLRFTGIQFHTSWNLTPAAQLEFISKLGAILARLPSSARRQIEFIDIGGGYWPPQGEWLQESGTEAGKLRLAMGLAPENNGNHYRLPTVSIEAFAEAVCRAIKEHILRVISCRICFEPGRWLCNDAMHLLLQVVDRKGDDLVITDGGTNSIGWERFETDYFPVLNLSRPAMEEKPCHVLGSLCTPHDVWGYNYWGEDIQPGDVLMIPTQGAYTYSLRQNFIKPLPEVAII from the coding sequence ATGAGTCTGCCTGAAAACGGTTCGTCCACCTGCACAAGGATTCCCCCTGTTGCCGAGGCGCCTCTCATGGATGAGGCTCTGCTGCGTGATTTTGTGCAGGGCTTTTTCGCCCGGGGGCAGGAGTATCTCTCTCTGGCCAGTGAATACGGATCCCCCCTTTATGTTCTTGAATCAGAGGTGCTGCGGCGAAAGTCCGCCCAGTTCCAGGCGGCTTTCAGGGCGCATTTGTCCGAGGTCGGTTTCTACTATGCGGTGAAAAGCAACAATCACCCGGAGGTTGCCCGAATTCTGATGCAGAGCGGGACCGGGCTTGATGTTTCAAGCGGCCTTGAACTGGCGATGGCGGTTTCGCTCGGAGCTGAAGACATCGTCTTCAGCGGTCCTGGGAAAACGGAGGGTGAGCTCTGTGATGCGGTGGCGCAAGCGGAGAGAGTGGTTGTTCTGGTCGACAGTTTCGGGGAGCTCGCCCGTCTGGAAGAGATTGCCGCACAACACCATAAAAATGTCCGGATCGGGGTCAGACTGACCACGAATCCGCAGGGACTCTGGCGGAAGTTCGGGATTCTGCCGGAAAAACTTTTGGAATTCCAGGAACAGGCGGAGCGCTGCCCGCATCTTCGGTTTACCGGGATTCAGTTTCATACCAGCTGGAATCTGACTCCGGCGGCCCAGCTTGAGTTTATCAGCAAACTCGGCGCCATTCTTGCCCGCCTCCCTTCTTCCGCCCGCAGGCAGATTGAATTTATCGATATCGGCGGCGGATACTGGCCCCCCCAGGGAGAGTGGCTGCAGGAATCAGGGACCGAGGCCGGAAAGTTGCGCCTCGCCATGGGCCTCGCCCCTGAAAATAACGGCAATCATTACCGGCTGCCGACGGTTTCCATTGAGGCGTTTGCCGAAGCAGTCTGCCGGGCCATCAAAGAACACATCCTGAGGGTGATTTCCTGCCGGATCTGTTTTGAGCCGGGACGCTGGCTCTGCAATGATGCGATGCATCTTCTGCTGCAGGTTGTCGACCGGAAAGGTGACGACCTGGTGATCACCGACGGCGGGACCAACAGTATCGGCTGGGAGCGTTTTGAAACCGATTATTTTCCGGTGTTGAACCTGAGCCGGCCGGCCATGGAGGAGAAACCATGCCACGTGCTCGGATCGTTATGTACCCCGCATGATGTTTGGGGGTACAACTACTGGGGAGAAGACATCCAGCCGGGAGATGTGCTGATGATTCCCACCCAGGGCGCCTATACCTATAGTCTCCGGCAGAACTTTATCAAGCCGCTGCCGGAGGTGGCCATCATCTAG
- a CDS encoding GNAT family N-acetyltransferase, protein MKTRVCADPEECKRLWAEIWPVSCFFDLWEVRSSFAAGFARPTSFLVAEEGNKIQGLLALSWIEESDCYGIFPGETWQGKTWLEQNRIPVRSVRALEALLANIPGPARLRYLTEEAAGLAGSPVTVDETGYLFRPGEYGFSFSDYMLEFSGKSRKKLAQDSAKLEKHGVSFRYGEFADIQRMFRMNLEAFGRWSYFWEPRFLNSFERLVEWLDGQGFLRITTLLLGGEVAAIDIGAVWNNTYTVLAGGTSSEFVGVAKMINFHHLRWACEEKLALVDFLCGDFGWKERFHLQGRPLYKLQLQPDCHAAQPIEGALKHASGQF, encoded by the coding sequence CAAGGGTGTGCGCAGACCCTGAGGAATGCAAACGGTTATGGGCCGAAATCTGGCCCGTGTCCTGTTTTTTTGATCTCTGGGAAGTGCGTTCTTCTTTTGCGGCAGGCTTTGCCCGCCCCACCAGTTTCCTGGTGGCTGAAGAGGGGAATAAAATTCAGGGTCTACTGGCGCTCTCCTGGATAGAAGAATCAGACTGCTACGGGATTTTCCCGGGGGAAACCTGGCAGGGGAAAACCTGGCTTGAACAGAACAGGATTCCGGTCCGTTCGGTCCGGGCCCTGGAGGCGTTGCTGGCAAATATCCCGGGTCCGGCGCGCTTGCGCTATCTGACCGAGGAGGCGGCAGGGCTCGCCGGCAGCCCGGTCACCGTTGATGAAACCGGATATCTGTTCCGGCCTGGGGAATACGGATTTTCCTTTTCCGATTATATGCTTGAATTTTCCGGCAAATCGAGAAAGAAGCTCGCCCAGGACAGCGCCAAGCTCGAAAAGCATGGAGTTTCATTCCGTTACGGAGAATTTGCTGATATCCAGCGGATGTTCAGAATGAATCTGGAGGCCTTCGGCCGCTGGTCGTATTTCTGGGAACCGAGATTTCTAAACTCGTTCGAAAGGCTCGTGGAGTGGCTGGACGGTCAGGGATTCTTACGAATCACCACCCTGCTCCTGGGTGGGGAAGTTGCGGCCATCGATATCGGGGCGGTCTGGAACAATACCTATACCGTGCTTGCCGGAGGGACCAGTTCCGAATTTGTCGGGGTGGCGAAGATGATCAATTTTCATCACCTCAGATGGGCCTGCGAGGAGAAGCTCGCGCTGGTTGATTTTCTCTGCGGTGATTTCGGCTGGAAGGAACGTTTTCATCTGCAGGGCCGTCCCTTATACAAACTGCAGCTACAACCGGATTGTCATGCTGCCCAACCAATTGAGGGTGCTCTGAAGCACGCCAGTGGACAATTCTAG
- a CDS encoding LysE family translocator has product MIHYLLFGIVLGLSAGFAPGPLFALVISETLRHGVGSGIRVSLAPVITDLPIIFVSLFVLAKLSGFNTVLGIVSLLGGLFVFYMGWQNIRAGSFSPDQAEALPQSLAKGVLVNFLSPHPYLFWLSVGAPVVLKAAGVNGFAPILFVGGFYAMLIGSKVFLAVLAGRSKTFLAGRKYVLTMRILGGALCLLSLVLVRDGLKFLRLF; this is encoded by the coding sequence ATGATCCACTATTTACTCTTCGGTATTGTGTTGGGCCTTTCGGCCGGATTTGCACCGGGGCCGTTGTTTGCTCTGGTTATCTCCGAGACCCTGCGGCATGGAGTCGGCTCCGGGATCAGGGTCTCTCTTGCTCCAGTGATAACCGATCTGCCGATTATCTTTGTTTCCCTGTTTGTCCTTGCCAAATTATCCGGATTCAATACCGTTCTCGGCATTGTGTCATTGCTCGGGGGGCTCTTTGTCTTTTATATGGGCTGGCAGAATATCAGGGCCGGGTCCTTTTCCCCGGACCAAGCGGAGGCTCTGCCGCAGTCACTGGCCAAAGGGGTGCTGGTCAATTTCCTGAGCCCGCATCCGTATCTTTTCTGGCTGAGTGTCGGTGCGCCGGTGGTTCTGAAAGCAGCCGGGGTGAACGGTTTCGCTCCGATCCTGTTCGTCGGTGGCTTTTATGCGATGCTGATCGGTTCCAAGGTCTTCCTGGCGGTTCTTGCCGGAAGGTCGAAGACCTTTCTGGCCGGAAGAAAATATGTTCTCACCATGCGCATACTTGGGGGGGCGCTCTGTCTGCTTTCCCTGGTTCTTGTGCGCGATGGCTTGAAGTTTCTCAGGCTTTTCTGA